The Polyodon spathula isolate WHYD16114869_AA chromosome 3, ASM1765450v1, whole genome shotgun sequence genome has a segment encoding these proteins:
- the LOC121312864 gene encoding iroquois-class homeodomain protein irx-4-B-like: MSYPQFGYPYSSAPQFLMTTNSLTTCCESSGRTLAESGATASPQTPVYCPVYESRLLATARHELNSAAALGVYGNPYTSSQGYGNYVTYGTDASTFYSLSAFDSKDGTGSAHAGITQAAAYYPYDATLGQYQYDRYGTMDGGTRRKNATRETTSTLKAWLQEHRKNPYPTKGEKIMLAIITKMTLTQVSTWFANARRRLKKENKMTWPPRNKCSDEKRYDDEAGDDSQEENIKSKKTDDDNRSRDDKELQLSDLDDFEAIESESSECELKHQFHIGSTHMRTTNCPSDHFKEASLKILIPSSLEGDQELNKNGLKTVSEDCECDLITGRQTKTCFQQSQQMLESKPRIWSLAQTATSLNQTEYPSCMLKCQQVISSSPAVSSPVNAIDRQQDSPVTTLRNWVDGVFHDPLFRHSTLNQALTNTTVSWATSKDTTLETGALEHSIANATNVTKGHVPSLQHQESNKDNLVFTKSGSKMFCS; this comes from the exons ATGTCATACCCACAATTTGGATACCCGTACTCATCTGCACCCCAG TTCCTGATGACCACCAATTCTTTGACAACTTGCTGCGAATCTAGCGGCAGAACTCTGGCTGAATCTGGGGCAACAGCTTCTCCTCAAACGCCAGTTTATTGTCCTGTGTATGAGAGCAGGCTTCTGGCCACAGCCAGACACGAGCTTAACTCTGCGGCGGCTCTTGGAGTCTATGGGAACCCCTACACGAGCAGTCAGGGTTATGGGAACTATGTTACTTATGGCACGGATGCCTCGACTTTCTACTCCTTG AGTGCATTCGATTCAAAGGATGGGACAGGATCTGCGCATGCGGGGATCACCCAGGCTGCAGCCTATTATCCTTATGATGCTACTTTGGGGCAGTATCAATATGACAG ATACGGCACAATGGATGGGGGGACAAGAAGAAAAAATGCCACTCGTGAAACAACCAGTACCTTGAAAGCTTGGCTCCAGGAGCACAGAAAAAACCCGTACCCCACAAAAGGAGAAAAGATCATGCTGGCCATCATCACCAAGATGACCCTGACCCAGGTCTCCACTTGGTTTGCCAATGCCAGGAGGAGACTTAAAAAGGAGAATAAAATGACCTGGCCCCCACGAAACAAGTGCTCCGACGAGAAGAGATACGATGATGAAGCAGGAGATGACTCTCAAGAGGAAAACATCAAGAGCAAAAAGACTGATGATG ataaCAGAAGCAGAGATGACAAGGAGCTGCAGCTGAGTGACCTAGATGACTTTGAAGCGATTGAGTCAGAGAGTTCTGAGTGTGAGCTGAAACACCAGTTTCACATTGGCAGTACCCATATGAGAACCACCAACTGCCCAAGTGATCACTTCAAAGAAGCCTCCTTAAAGATCTTAATTCCGTCATCCCTCGAAGGGGATCAGGAACTGAACAAAAATGGTCTTAAGACGGTGTCTGAAGATTGCGAATGTGATCTGATAACTGGGAGGCAGACAAAAACGTGTTTTCAACAGAGCCAGCAAATGCTGGAGAGCAAGCCACGAATCTGGTCGCTGGCACAAACTGCGACTTCTTTGAATCAAACTGAGTACCCTTCCTGCATGTTGAAGTGCCAACAGGTGATCTCTTCTTCTCCTGCTGTTTCCTCCCCTGTTAATGCAATTGACAGACAACAGGATTCACCAGTGACCACTCTCAGAAACTGGGTGGATGGTGTTTTCCATGATCCATTGTTTAGGCACAGCACTTTGAACCAAGCATTGACCAATACCACAGTTTCATGGGCCACTTCCAAAGACACTACATTGGAGACAGGGGCACTGGAACATTCCATTGCAAATGCTACCAACGTGACCAAAGGACACGTTCCTAGTTTGCAACACCAAGAATCAAATAAAGACAATTTGGTGTTTACTAAGTCGGGAAGCAAAATGTTTTGCTCCTAA